A stretch of the Balneola vulgaris DSM 17893 genome encodes the following:
- a CDS encoding amidohydrolase family protein, with amino-acid sequence MKHLLLLAPIFLIISIVIVIDSEPESVLITNIKLIDGTGEPARERQSVLIVDGLIKKISNAQSFQPSKNTEIVDGTGKTMIPGLIGVHNHLHIPRHPFIGKIASKLYLASGVTTIQTAGAAYPYEEIELAKQIELREFIGPEIIPSGPYITGDGGNPNMIIPQDESALRDTIRYWANKGAKWIKVYRNVDPNFLEVVIEEAHNNNMKVTGHLCSITFQEASDLGIDAIEHGFNSVSDFREGKEYGKCSGSRNYIDELPLDAKEVDELLQLLINNGTVLTSTLSIYEASIPSRSYLDVRSITVMSDTFRGNFKDLNENRYTKKDVSELRERRLKRIMEFEYRFYKMGGILAAGVDAGRHILPGFGDQRNFQLLLEAGFSVEEAIHIMTKNGAVKLGRDDIGTIEIGKKADFVLLEGDLKKNEDVIHNVNEVYKNGMSYEPDTILKSILGQYGLN; translated from the coding sequence TTGAAACATTTACTTCTTCTCGCCCCAATATTTTTGATCATCTCTATAGTAATAGTAATCGATTCCGAACCTGAATCGGTGCTTATTACTAATATTAAACTTATCGATGGAACAGGAGAGCCCGCTCGAGAGCGCCAATCTGTATTAATTGTAGATGGATTAATTAAGAAAATCAGTAATGCCCAATCATTCCAGCCATCAAAGAACACAGAAATTGTTGATGGAACTGGTAAAACCATGATACCGGGACTTATAGGTGTGCATAATCATCTTCACATTCCTCGCCACCCTTTTATCGGTAAGATTGCTTCAAAATTATATTTGGCTTCAGGTGTAACAACTATCCAAACCGCAGGAGCTGCATACCCTTATGAAGAGATAGAATTAGCAAAACAAATAGAACTTCGTGAATTTATTGGCCCTGAAATAATCCCAAGTGGTCCATACATAACGGGTGATGGAGGGAATCCCAATATGATAATCCCTCAAGATGAAAGTGCATTGCGCGACACTATAAGGTATTGGGCAAATAAAGGTGCTAAATGGATCAAAGTTTATAGGAATGTAGATCCTAACTTTTTAGAGGTCGTTATTGAGGAGGCGCATAATAACAACATGAAAGTAACAGGCCACCTCTGTTCTATTACATTCCAAGAAGCTTCAGATTTAGGAATAGATGCAATTGAACATGGTTTTAATAGTGTGTCTGATTTTAGAGAGGGTAAAGAATATGGTAAATGCTCAGGGTCAAGAAATTATATCGATGAACTGCCACTAGATGCTAAAGAAGTAGATGAATTACTCCAATTATTGATAAATAACGGCACCGTTTTAACTTCAACACTTAGTATTTATGAAGCCAGTATACCTTCGAGGAGTTATTTAGATGTGCGAAGCATCACAGTTATGTCTGACACATTTAGAGGAAATTTTAAAGATCTAAATGAGAATCGATACACTAAGAAAGATGTAAGTGAGCTTAGAGAGCGAAGATTAAAGCGCATAATGGAGTTTGAATATAGGTTTTATAAAATGGGAGGAATTCTTGCAGCAGGTGTAGATGCTGGTCGCCATATATTGCCTGGATTTGGTGACCAAAGAAATTTTCAATTGTTGTTAGAAGCAGGATTTTCCGTTGAGGAAGCGATCCATATTATGACTAAAAATGGAGCGGTAAAATTAGGTAGAGATGATATTGGAACCATAGAGATTGGGAAAAAAGCTGACTTCGTTTTATTGGAAGGCGATCTAAAAAAGAATGAGGACGTAATTCATAACGTAAATGAAGTCTATAAAAACGGAATGAGTTACGAGCCAGACACAATACTTAAAAGTATACTAGGTCAATATGGACTTAATTAA